Below is a window of Chryseobacterium arthrosphaerae DNA.
TTTTACTAAAAGAAAAGCATTTGCCATACACCAAAGCCTGGGAAACAACTTTGGAATATATTGATGAACTGAATCTAATCATTGAAAAAGACCACTCTTTCGGGGCTTTTGTCAATAATGAGCTGGCCGGCTGGATCATCTGTGAACACAGGACATGGAACAACAGCTTTTATATCGAAAATATACTGATTGATGAGAAACACAGGAGACAGGGTATTGGTATCATGCTGATTAAAAATGCAATTAAAGAAGCACGAAAATTAAACTGCAGAGTCATTGAGCTTGAAACCCAAAATACCAATTACCCAGCCATACAGTTTTACCGACGAATGGGATTTAATATCACAGGACTGAATACAAGACTGTATGAAAATTCTGAAGAAATAGCCCTTTTCATGACCTTAGATCTGGAATAAGCATATGATGAAAAATTTACTTGTTGTTGGCTTTTTACAGCTTTATGCCCTTCTTTTTTCCCAAAACGGGAAAGCAGTCATGCAGATCACCTATGAAACCCGGATCATTTCTGACAGCCTGAATCGCCAGAATGCACAGCAATACGAAATGGTCCTGCTTTGCAACGCCACCGAATCTGTATATTATAGCCCGGAGGCTAAGAATTATTATACCAGATCTGATAAAACAGCAGGTGTTGTGACCACCGCAGGAGTTATTCCGAAATATCCCAAAACAGAATACAGCATCTATAAATCTGATCACACGCTTACAGCTTTTCTTCCTGTAGGCAAGTACATTTTCAGCTTTAAAGAGCCTGACCTGAAGTGGGAAATCCTCAACGATACTAAAAAAGTACAGAATTATTATTGCCGGCTGGCCCAAACAACAACCGATACCGGAGATATTTTTTTCGCCTGGTATACAGAAGACATCCCCATTCCGGAAGGACCTTTCCGGTTCAAAGAGCTTTCCGGGATGGTGCTGGAAGTTTATAATAAGAGCAGGACCATTGAAATTTCTGCCGCCAGTATACAAAAGAATGAAGAAACCATATCTCCCCTTCCCTATACATCTGTCGTAAAAGCAAAAACCAAAAAACAGTATCTGGAAGCAAGGAAAAACTACATCGATAATCCTTCTCTGTATAATGGAAACATTAAAATATTTGACGCTGCCGGAAAAGAAATCACCCATAAAATAAAAGAAAGGCTTCAGAAAATAAATGTCTTCCTCGATTGAGCTGTTCTTTACATTTCATAAATTTTTATTAAAAAAATTAAAACACTTGTCGGTGTCTTAATTTTTATATACATTAGTATTTCAACAAATTAAAACATAATTACTATGAAAAATTTAAAGAAATTAAAGAGGAATCAGTTGGTATTGATCAGCGGTGGTGATACTGCTTATGCACTTTGCGTAGATGGAGTATGTCCTCCAACCCATGGATATTATTATTGCAGCGGAGATACCTGCTACAGAAACCTCAGCGGAGGCGGAACTGGCGGTGGAACCGGAGGCGGAGGAACTCATTGTAACGAACCTCAACGTTTTTGTATGGAAGGAGAATCAGGTTGTGGATGTGTTTACATATAAAAACACTTGTTTTATCAATAAGAGCGGCTTTTACCGCTCTTTTTTATTTAAAACCTTTATCGTTAAAGAGTTTTCATGAGCTTTTAGTTTTAATACAATTTGAGTATTTTAGCAAAAAAAGACTTATAGCAGATGAATACCAAAAAAAATGTTCTTGAAAAATTGTCTGATCATGAGCTTGAGCAATATATAAAGCCGGAAAGCAGATTCGTTCCTCAAGCCATCCTGTATGCATATGAGATTTTACAGTCAAGAGGAAGAAAATTCACTCATCACGAGCAAGAGCATATCAACTCCATCATTTCGAGGGCTGGAGAACAAAAAACAGAAGGAATACACCCTGATTACACAAAGGCATCCAACCTGATCTACTTATCAGGAGCTGCAGGCATTGGCTCGCTGATCTGGACATCGGAACAATTGAATTCCGGAATGTCTGTTTTTATTGCTGCAGCCGTCCTTGTTTTTGTTTTTGGAACCGGGTATATGATTGGAAAAGGAAATGAAGTGGCCAAATATGTTTTCATCATTTTCTTTGTATTAGGTCTTATCGGGATTCCAACACTGATCGCTCATCTAAGCACCAATCCTGTTTTGGGAGCTATAAATGTTTTACAATTAATTCTTCAGGCCTGGGCTTTTGTCCTTCTGTTAAAAATCCCCGGAAACAAAAAAGTATAACCTCTTACATGAACAGCCTTCTGAAATACATCCGGTCACTTGCACCATTTTCTGATGAAAGCTGGGCTCTGCTTCAGCCTGTTCTGTCAGAAAAAATTTATAAAAAGAAAGAACTGATGCTGCAGGAAGGCGAAGTATGTAATGTTCTGTTTTACATCAGCAAGGGATTCTGTAAAAGCTATTATGAGATAGAAGGTGAAGTAAAGAATACCGGATTTTTCTTTGAAAATGAAATAGCCACCAATATCAGCAGTTTTGGAAGCGGGCAACAATCGGAATTCAATATCGCTGCATGTGAAGAAGTACACACAATTGTTTTTAATAAGGAAAAATTATTTGAAATTGCCAGAGAGGTGCCTGAAATTGAAACACTGGGCCGGCATTGTATCCGCCAGTTTGCTTCAAAACAGGAAGAATTTTCCAGGCTTTTCAAGCTGTATTCTGCGCAGGAAAGACTGAACTATCTTGAAACCCGTTACCCTGAAATGATACAACGGATACCTCTTTCCCAGCTGGCTTCATTCCTGGGTGTTGCCAGAGAAACCCTTAGCAGGATCAGAAAAAGGAGAGTTTCCGGAAAATAACAACGCTTTATAGACATTCACAAAACCATTCAACATCAACAAAATATAATGAAAACATTACTCTGGCAGGGAATCTTTTATCAGTCCCTTGAGCACTTTACTTTAAAAGAACATAATGGAAATTATGCTGTAACCTCCAGAATTATCGGCTGCCTTAAAGACCAGATCTATAGTGTGGATTACCACCTTACGATTGATCTCAACTGGAATATTCTTGAGTTTTTCATCGAATCTGAAGTTAATACCGTTAAAAACAGGCTGACAGGTAAAAAGCAACAGGATAAATGGGAAATTAATGGCCATATCAATCCTGATTTTAAAGGCTTTCAATATATTGATATTTCTCTCACTCCTTTTACAAATACTTTACCGGTCAATAAACTGAAACTGCCGGAAAATGGGGCTCAGGAAATTGAAGTTATTTATATTGATGTCCTGAATCATCAGATCAGACCGGCTCAGCAACGATATACCCGAACGTTCCCAGACCGCTATCTCTATGAAAATATCCAGACTGATTTTACAGCAGAAATTCTAGTGGATGAAAACGGGCTGGTTATTGATTACCCGGAATTGTTTAAAAAAACAGCGGAATTTAAGTCCTGATTTTCCCCTCCTGTTTATAAAAACTCAAGGAAGAAAAAGAAGAGATCAATAATTATCATCTTTTGATGACTGAGTTTGATGAGGAAAAGGAAGAAGATTAACCTTTACTATAATTAATGTAATACAAAAATGGA
It encodes the following:
- a CDS encoding GNAT family N-acetyltransferase, producing MEIRKLQKLTANPSSEWGHNGYSTNTIYSLSSIEFSGSFEFLLKEKHLPYTKAWETTLEYIDELNLIIEKDHSFGAFVNNELAGWIICEHRTWNNSFYIENILIDEKHRRQGIGIMLIKNAIKEARKLNCRVIELETQNTNYPAIQFYRRMGFNITGLNTRLYENSEEIALFMTLDLE
- a CDS encoding GLPGLI family protein; translation: MMKNLLVVGFLQLYALLFSQNGKAVMQITYETRIISDSLNRQNAQQYEMVLLCNATESVYYSPEAKNYYTRSDKTAGVVTTAGVIPKYPKTEYSIYKSDHTLTAFLPVGKYIFSFKEPDLKWEILNDTKKVQNYYCRLAQTTTDTGDIFFAWYTEDIPIPEGPFRFKELSGMVLEVYNKSRTIEISAASIQKNEETISPLPYTSVVKAKTKKQYLEARKNYIDNPSLYNGNIKIFDAAGKEITHKIKERLQKINVFLD
- a CDS encoding Crp/Fnr family transcriptional regulator; this translates as MNSLLKYIRSLAPFSDESWALLQPVLSEKIYKKKELMLQEGEVCNVLFYISKGFCKSYYEIEGEVKNTGFFFENEIATNISSFGSGQQSEFNIAACEEVHTIVFNKEKLFEIAREVPEIETLGRHCIRQFASKQEEFSRLFKLYSAQERLNYLETRYPEMIQRIPLSQLASFLGVARETLSRIRKRRVSGK
- a CDS encoding putative glycolipid-binding domain-containing protein; amino-acid sequence: MKTLLWQGIFYQSLEHFTLKEHNGNYAVTSRIIGCLKDQIYSVDYHLTIDLNWNILEFFIESEVNTVKNRLTGKKQQDKWEINGHINPDFKGFQYIDISLTPFTNTLPVNKLKLPENGAQEIEVIYIDVLNHQIRPAQQRYTRTFPDRYLYENIQTDFTAEILVDENGLVIDYPELFKKTAEFKS